One Ramlibacter pinisoli genomic region harbors:
- a CDS encoding DUF3617 domain-containing protein yields the protein MSRLAVLAVLAAACAAAPATAQTLKPGLWEMQQKVGGNPQMDQAMAEMQKQLAAMPPEQRKQMEAMMAGRGMQVAPGAGGAMAVKVCMTREMVERNEVPASQGDCKTTQQSRSGSTLTMAFTCSKPPSKGESQITMVGSDAFTSKTTVTSTEAGKAPATTTIEGTGKWLGADCGSVKPVQPPKN from the coding sequence ATGTCCCGCCTCGCTGTCCTGGCCGTCCTGGCCGCCGCCTGCGCCGCCGCGCCGGCCACCGCCCAGACCCTCAAGCCGGGGCTGTGGGAAATGCAGCAGAAGGTGGGCGGCAACCCCCAGATGGACCAGGCCATGGCCGAGATGCAGAAGCAGCTGGCGGCCATGCCGCCCGAGCAGCGCAAGCAGATGGAGGCCATGATGGCCGGCCGCGGCATGCAGGTCGCGCCGGGCGCCGGCGGCGCGATGGCGGTGAAGGTGTGCATGACCCGGGAGATGGTCGAGCGCAACGAGGTGCCGGCCAGCCAGGGCGACTGCAAGACCACCCAGCAGTCGCGCAGCGGCAGCACGCTGACGATGGCCTTCACCTGCAGCAAGCCGCCCTCGAAGGGCGAGTCGCAGATCACCATGGTGGGCAGCGATGCCTTCACCTCGAAGACCACGGTCACCAGCACCGAGGCCGGCAAGGCGCCGGCCACCACCACCATCGAGGGCACCGGCAAGTGGCTGGGCGCCGACTGCGGCAGCGTCAAGCCGGTCCAGCCGCCGAAGAACTGA
- a CDS encoding SCO family protein, giving the protein MQEPSLFPAPLPPVRRRHLPALLALAPWAVRPARAAPSAAPPDRADFPNVVLVNQHGRPVRFYDDLVLGDHVVAVHFMYAQCADICPMTTANLARVQGLLGERLGREVRLASISIDPRRDTPVILKAYAEKFDAREGWQFFTGQPKDIEQIRRQLGVWERDPARDRDKSQHTGMLVYGNQARGRWSRVSALADPARIAASLTRWA; this is encoded by the coding sequence ATGCAAGAGCCGTCCCTTTTCCCCGCCCCCCTGCCGCCGGTGCGGCGCCGCCACCTTCCCGCCCTGCTGGCGCTGGCGCCCTGGGCGGTGCGGCCGGCCCGGGCCGCACCGAGCGCGGCGCCGCCCGACCGGGCCGACTTTCCCAACGTGGTGCTGGTCAACCAGCACGGGCGGCCGGTGCGCTTCTACGACGACCTGGTGCTCGGCGACCACGTCGTCGCCGTCCACTTCATGTACGCCCAGTGCGCCGACATCTGCCCGATGACGACGGCCAACCTGGCCCGGGTGCAGGGCCTGCTGGGCGAGCGGCTGGGACGCGAGGTGCGCCTGGCCTCGATCAGCATCGATCCGCGGCGCGACACCCCGGTCATCCTGAAGGCCTATGCGGAGAAGTTCGACGCCCGCGAGGGCTGGCAGTTCTTCACCGGCCAGCCCAAGGACATCGAGCAGATCCGCCGCCAGCTGGGCGTCTGGGAGCGCGACCCGGCACGCGACCGCGACAAGTCGCAGCACACCGGGATGCTGGTGTACGGCAACCAGGCGCGCGGCCGCTGGAGCCGCGTGTCCGCGCTGGCCGACCCGGCGCGCATCGCCGCCAGCCTCACCCGCTGGGCCTGA
- a CDS encoding family 1 glycosylhydrolase, whose product MGARHEGIFPTFFLSGFECSTFRWKDGRRRDLVAETHHREHALEDYQLLHDLGIAVAREGIPWPLVDQGGGRYDFSPIEPMLEAMRRTRIRPVWDLFHYGYPDDADPFDDAFAARFADYCRACARHVSQHLDGPAWFTPINEITFFSFAGGEWGWVAPYGTTREGRERLRVALCKAAIAGVRALREVLPQARMVHVDPLIQVVAPPDRPDQQEAAAHETFVDAFLAWDILCGKEHPELGGAPEILDIVGANNYSFGQMEYREHGPHKALAPGSPGIEPLCTLLQRVWERYRRPMLIGETSGMGKGRPEWLRDVMNESMAAVNQGMDLHGICLFPGVDMPDWHTGQWLHNGICDLVPCEGGLSRVPHAPYVAELRRWQKELNRVTELDEDPFSDPVDLQDVVDAARRLRPAPDRDWA is encoded by the coding sequence ATGGGCGCACGCCACGAGGGGATCTTCCCCACCTTCTTCCTCTCCGGCTTCGAGTGCTCGACCTTCCGCTGGAAGGACGGGCGGCGCCGCGACCTGGTGGCCGAGACGCACCACCGCGAGCACGCCCTGGAGGACTACCAGCTGTTGCACGACCTGGGCATCGCGGTCGCCCGCGAAGGCATCCCCTGGCCGCTGGTCGACCAGGGCGGGGGGCGCTACGACTTCTCGCCGATCGAGCCGATGCTGGAGGCGATGCGGCGCACCCGGATCCGGCCGGTCTGGGACCTGTTCCACTACGGCTACCCGGACGATGCCGACCCGTTCGACGATGCCTTCGCCGCCCGCTTCGCCGACTACTGCCGGGCCTGCGCGCGCCATGTCTCGCAGCACCTCGACGGGCCGGCCTGGTTCACCCCCATCAACGAGATCACCTTCTTCTCCTTCGCCGGCGGCGAGTGGGGCTGGGTGGCGCCGTACGGCACCACGCGCGAGGGCCGCGAGCGGCTGCGGGTGGCGCTGTGCAAGGCCGCGATCGCCGGGGTGCGGGCGCTGCGCGAGGTGCTGCCGCAGGCGCGCATGGTCCACGTCGACCCGCTGATCCAGGTGGTGGCGCCGCCCGACCGCCCGGACCAGCAGGAGGCGGCGGCGCACGAGACCTTCGTCGATGCCTTCCTGGCCTGGGACATCCTGTGCGGCAAGGAACACCCGGAGCTGGGCGGGGCGCCCGAGATCCTGGACATCGTCGGCGCGAACAACTACTCGTTCGGCCAGATGGAGTACCGCGAGCACGGGCCGCACAAGGCGCTGGCGCCCGGCAGCCCCGGCATCGAGCCGCTGTGCACGCTGCTGCAGCGGGTCTGGGAGCGCTATCGGCGGCCGATGCTGATCGGCGAGACCAGCGGCATGGGCAAGGGCCGGCCCGAGTGGCTGCGCGACGTGATGAACGAGTCGATGGCAGCCGTCAACCAGGGCATGGACCTGCACGGCATCTGCCTGTTCCCGGGCGTGGACATGCCGGACTGGCACACCGGGCAATGGCTGCACAACGGCATCTGCGACCTGGTGCCCTGCGAGGGCGGCCTGTCGCGGGTGCCGCACGCGCCCTACGTGGCGGAGCTGCGGCGCTGGCAGAAGGAGTTGAACCGGGTGACCGAACTGGACGAGGACCCGTTCAGCGACCCGGTGGACCTGCAGGACGTGGTGGACGCCGCCCGCCGGCTGCGGCCGGCGCCCGACCGCGACTGGGCCTGA
- a CDS encoding DUF2945 domain-containing protein, with amino-acid sequence MNDKFRPGEAVEWNSHGGIAKGKVKKKLTSRTTIKGHQVAADPDNPELQVETEEGGQAAHQPDALPKPTP; translated from the coding sequence ATGAATGACAAGTTCCGGCCCGGCGAGGCCGTCGAATGGAATTCCCACGGCGGCATCGCCAAGGGCAAGGTGAAGAAGAAGCTCACCAGCCGCACCACCATCAAGGGCCACCAGGTCGCGGCCGACCCCGACAACCCCGAACTGCAGGTCGAGACCGAGGAAGGCGGTCAGGCGGCGCACCAGCCGGACGCCCTGCCCAAGCCCACCCCCTAG
- a CDS encoding CheR family methyltransferase, which translates to MVDATAPDPTQQEVSPRLDDAVPTHGYAMVPLVALGGGTAALPSLPVFFQGIPGDTGLAFVVAIQIDPSQEPQLLDVLHGATEMPVLLLSGRETVRANHVYVVPAQKVLRAEGEALVPADMRAEQVRHATADLLFRVAADSRGAHAAAIVLAGLDGDGAIGIKRIKERGGLTIAQDPDECRDDSMPRTAIGTGMVDWTLPVAEMAGRLLAYFRLEPRLHLPSEIGSESVPAAARDSQEEAGLHDVLAFLRTRTGRDFNGYKRATIVRRIARRMQVNDTASMADYLGCLRTRPGEAGALLQDLLISVTNFFRDPDYFKALEPQLSALVRSKASTEVVRVWVPACATGEEAYSLAILLSETARQLDAPPLIQVFATDLDEAAIRACRDGVYPAAIEADVPQDWLRRYFIREHRGYRVRREVREMVLFAQHDVLKDSPFSRLDLVSCRNLLIYLSKSAQQRLFQTFHFALRPQGLLFLGSSETCDEADNLFTIADKKHRIYLQRPAGRMVVVPPSGASALKQALQLRAAAEVVPPLGGRAIEASAAPARPQRADDRLLAPGALHLRLLETLAPPSILVDKEHDILHLSPGAARYLQYAGGEPSRNLLRAVLPDLRIEVRAALSQAGATRQVAEVQGPCVTVDGQHAAVRVRVHPLPDVGADLLFMVLLEPVPVAGQEPAPRPEPAPQDQLASHLDREVERLKAQLRETVEQYETSTEELKASNEELQAMNEELRSATEELETGREELQSINEELSTVNQELESNVDELAHTNSDIQNLMDATAIATVFLDRNLQIMRYTPMAVRLFSLIPSDVGRPLGDLATRLDYPDLSDDARRVLERLAPIEREIGLADGTWFLTRLLPYRTVDDRIAGVVLSFIDITERKQAEEVRMWLSAVVGSVNDAIISFALDRTILSWNAAAEAMFGYTAEESIGQLLDLLVQDGDDDGSPQRIVASIVAGQPVTQLEVQRRRKDGQPVFISLSAAPIRDGGGAVIGGTAIARDITASRAAAEALRLSEERLRLIVESAREYAIFATDLERNVTHWNTGAERLLGYSGSEMLGRSADIVFTAEDRAAGAPEDEARRALADGRASDDRVHVRKDGGQFWADGVAMPMHDQQGRPIGFVKVLRDQTEARETQQALQRSQAELVQSLQETQAARRALEEADVAKDRFLAVLSHELRNPLASIASASELLLMTGLPEAARGKAAEVVQRQARAMKVLLDELLDVSRLALGRLSLSRRRISLTLVIQNALEASRPLVQAAAHELVVSLPPESVEVDADPVRLAQVVSNLVGNSAKYTPEGGRIEVSAEVFHDEVVITVSDNGIGMEPAEIDRMFDLFSQGERSMSRSNGGLGIGLALARNIVELHGGWIMASSAGTGRGCQMRVGLPLVPGTGEPAPPAVLVPQPQPQPVVAAAAAEGDLILVADDNGDAAWGMAKLLELSGFRALLARSGEEALRLAQEQRPAVALLDIGMPDLSGHDVARRVRAEPWGQQMILIAATGWGQEEDVRQSMAAGFDAHLTKPLNVGRVKSLVEEISARRGR; encoded by the coding sequence ATGGTCGACGCAACCGCTCCCGATCCCACTCAGCAGGAAGTCAGTCCCCGCCTCGATGACGCCGTGCCCACGCACGGGTATGCCATGGTGCCGCTCGTTGCGCTGGGCGGTGGCACGGCCGCACTCCCCTCGCTCCCCGTGTTCTTCCAGGGCATCCCGGGCGACACCGGTCTGGCGTTCGTGGTCGCCATCCAGATCGACCCGTCCCAGGAGCCGCAGCTGCTGGACGTCCTGCACGGCGCCACCGAGATGCCGGTGCTGCTGTTGTCCGGGCGCGAGACGGTGCGGGCCAACCATGTGTACGTGGTGCCGGCCCAAAAGGTGCTGCGGGCCGAGGGCGAGGCGCTGGTGCCGGCCGACATGCGGGCCGAGCAGGTGCGCCATGCCACGGCCGATCTGCTGTTCCGCGTCGCCGCCGATTCGCGCGGCGCGCACGCGGCGGCCATCGTGCTGGCCGGGCTGGACGGCGACGGCGCCATCGGCATCAAGCGCATCAAGGAGCGCGGCGGCCTGACCATCGCCCAGGACCCGGATGAGTGCCGCGACGACAGCATGCCGCGCACGGCGATCGGCACCGGCATGGTCGACTGGACGCTGCCGGTGGCCGAGATGGCCGGGCGCCTGCTGGCGTACTTCCGGCTCGAGCCGCGCCTGCACCTGCCGTCCGAGATCGGCTCCGAGTCGGTGCCGGCGGCGGCGCGCGACTCACAGGAGGAAGCCGGCCTGCACGACGTGCTGGCCTTCCTGCGCACCCGCACCGGCCGCGACTTCAACGGCTACAAGCGCGCCACCATCGTGCGCCGCATCGCCCGGCGCATGCAGGTCAACGACACGGCATCCATGGCGGACTACCTCGGTTGCCTGCGCACCCGTCCCGGCGAGGCCGGCGCGCTGCTGCAGGACCTGCTGATCAGCGTCACCAATTTCTTTCGCGACCCCGACTACTTCAAGGCGCTCGAACCCCAGCTGTCGGCGCTGGTGCGGTCGAAGGCGTCGACCGAGGTGGTGCGGGTCTGGGTGCCGGCCTGCGCCACCGGCGAAGAGGCCTACTCGCTGGCCATCCTGCTGAGCGAGACGGCGCGCCAGCTGGATGCGCCGCCGCTGATCCAGGTCTTCGCGACCGACCTGGACGAGGCGGCCATCCGCGCCTGCCGCGACGGCGTCTACCCGGCGGCCATCGAGGCCGACGTGCCGCAGGACTGGCTGCGCCGCTACTTCATCCGCGAGCACCGCGGCTACCGGGTGCGGCGCGAGGTGCGCGAGATGGTGCTGTTCGCGCAGCACGACGTGCTGAAGGACTCGCCGTTCTCCCGGCTCGACCTGGTGTCGTGCCGCAACCTGCTGATCTACCTCAGCAAGTCTGCCCAGCAGCGCCTGTTCCAGACCTTCCACTTCGCGCTGCGCCCGCAGGGGCTGCTGTTCCTGGGCTCGTCGGAGACCTGCGACGAGGCCGACAACCTGTTCACCATCGCCGACAAGAAGCACCGCATCTACCTGCAGCGGCCGGCGGGCCGGATGGTGGTCGTGCCGCCCAGCGGCGCCAGCGCCCTGAAGCAGGCCCTGCAGCTGCGCGCCGCGGCCGAAGTCGTGCCCCCCCTCGGCGGCCGCGCCATCGAGGCGTCGGCGGCTCCGGCCCGCCCGCAGCGGGCCGACGACCGGCTGCTCGCCCCGGGCGCGCTGCACCTGCGGCTGCTCGAGACGCTGGCGCCGCCCTCCATCCTGGTGGACAAGGAGCACGACATCCTGCACCTGTCGCCTGGTGCGGCGCGCTACCTGCAGTACGCCGGCGGCGAGCCCAGCCGCAACCTGCTGCGTGCCGTGCTGCCGGACCTGCGCATCGAGGTGCGCGCGGCGCTGTCGCAGGCCGGCGCGACCCGGCAGGTGGCCGAGGTGCAGGGGCCCTGCGTCACCGTCGACGGCCAGCACGCCGCGGTGCGCGTGCGCGTGCACCCGCTGCCGGACGTGGGCGCCGACCTGCTGTTCATGGTGCTGCTCGAGCCGGTGCCGGTGGCCGGCCAGGAGCCGGCCCCGCGGCCGGAGCCCGCACCGCAGGACCAGCTGGCCAGCCACCTGGACCGCGAGGTGGAGCGCCTGAAGGCCCAGCTGCGCGAGACCGTCGAGCAGTACGAGACCTCGACCGAGGAACTCAAGGCCAGCAACGAGGAACTGCAGGCCATGAACGAGGAGCTGCGCTCGGCCACCGAGGAACTGGAGACCGGCCGCGAGGAACTGCAGTCGATCAACGAGGAACTCAGCACCGTCAACCAGGAGCTCGAGAGCAACGTCGACGAGCTGGCCCACACCAACAGCGACATCCAGAACCTCATGGATGCGACGGCCATCGCCACGGTGTTCCTCGACCGCAACCTGCAGATCATGCGCTACACGCCCATGGCGGTGCGGCTGTTCAGCCTGATCCCGTCCGACGTCGGCCGGCCGCTGGGCGACCTGGCCACGCGGCTGGACTACCCCGACCTGAGCGACGACGCGCGCCGGGTGCTCGAGCGGCTGGCACCGATCGAGCGCGAAATCGGGCTGGCCGACGGCACCTGGTTCCTCACCCGGCTGCTGCCCTACCGCACCGTGGACGACCGCATCGCCGGCGTCGTGCTGTCGTTCATCGACATCACCGAGCGCAAGCAGGCGGAGGAGGTGCGGATGTGGCTGTCGGCCGTGGTGGGCTCGGTCAACGACGCCATCATCAGCTTCGCCCTCGACCGCACCATCCTCAGCTGGAATGCGGCCGCCGAGGCGATGTTCGGCTACACGGCCGAGGAATCGATCGGCCAGCTGCTGGACCTGCTGGTCCAGGATGGCGACGACGACGGCTCGCCGCAGCGGATCGTCGCCTCCATCGTCGCCGGCCAGCCGGTGACGCAGCTGGAGGTGCAGCGGCGGCGCAAGGACGGCCAGCCGGTCTTCATCTCGCTGAGCGCCGCCCCGATCCGCGACGGCGGCGGCGCGGTCATCGGCGGCACCGCCATCGCCCGCGACATCACGGCCAGCCGCGCCGCCGCCGAAGCCCTGCGCCTCAGCGAGGAACGGCTGCGCCTGATCGTGGAGAGCGCGCGTGAGTACGCCATCTTCGCCACCGACCTCGAGCGCAACGTCACCCACTGGAACACCGGCGCCGAACGGCTGCTCGGCTACTCCGGCAGCGAGATGCTGGGCCGGTCGGCCGACATCGTCTTCACCGCCGAGGACCGCGCGGCCGGTGCCCCCGAGGACGAGGCACGCCGGGCGCTGGCCGACGGCCGCGCCAGCGACGACCGGGTGCACGTGCGCAAGGACGGCGGCCAGTTCTGGGCCGATGGCGTGGCGATGCCGATGCACGACCAGCAGGGCCGGCCGATCGGGTTCGTGAAGGTGCTGCGCGACCAGACCGAGGCGCGCGAGACCCAGCAGGCGCTGCAGCGCAGCCAGGCCGAGCTGGTGCAGTCGCTGCAGGAGACCCAGGCCGCCCGGCGGGCGCTGGAGGAGGCCGACGTCGCGAAGGACCGCTTCCTGGCCGTGCTGTCGCACGAACTGCGCAACCCGCTGGCCTCGATCGCCAGCGCGTCCGAGCTGCTGCTGATGACCGGGCTGCCGGAGGCGGCGCGCGGGAAGGCTGCCGAAGTGGTGCAGCGGCAGGCGCGGGCGATGAAGGTGCTGCTGGACGAACTGCTGGACGTGTCGCGGCTTGCGCTCGGCCGCCTGAGCCTGTCGCGCCGCCGGATCTCGCTGACGCTGGTGATCCAGAACGCGCTGGAGGCCAGCCGGCCGCTGGTGCAGGCCGCCGCCCACGAACTGGTGGTCAGCCTGCCGCCCGAATCGGTCGAGGTCGACGCCGACCCGGTCCGGCTGGCGCAGGTGGTGTCCAATCTGGTCGGCAATTCGGCAAAGTACACGCCCGAGGGCGGCCGCATCGAGGTGTCGGCCGAGGTCTTCCACGACGAGGTGGTGATCACGGTCAGCGACAACGGCATCGGCATGGAGCCGGCCGAGATCGACCGCATGTTCGACCTGTTCTCGCAGGGCGAGCGCTCCATGAGCCGCTCCAATGGCGGGCTGGGCATCGGCCTGGCGCTGGCGCGCAACATCGTCGAGCTGCACGGCGGCTGGATCATGGCCAGCTCGGCCGGCACCGGGCGCGGCTGCCAGATGCGGGTCGGCCTGCCGCTGGTGCCCGGCACCGGCGAGCCGGCCCCGCCGGCCGTGCTGGTGCCGCAGCCGCAGCCTCAGCCCGTGGTGGCCGCGGCCGCGGCCGAGGGTGACCTGATCCTGGTGGCGGACGACAACGGCGATGCCGCCTGGGGCATGGCCAAGCTGCTCGAGCTGTCGGGGTTCCGGGCGCTGCTGGCGCGCAGCGGCGAGGAGGCCTTGCGCCTGGCCCAGGAGCAGCGGCCGGCGGTGGCGCTGCTGGACATCGGCATGCCCGACCTCAGCGGCCACGACGTCGCCCGGCGCGTGCGGGCCGAACCCTGGGGCCAGCAGATGATCCTGATCGCCGCCACCGGCTGGGGCCAGGAGGAGGACGTGCGCCAGTCGATGGCGGCGGGCTTCGACGCCCACCTCACCAAGCCGCTCAACGTCGGCCGGGTCAAGAGCCTGGTCGAGGAGATCAGCGCCCGCCGCGGCCGCTGA
- a CDS encoding multicopper oxidase family protein → MHRRHLFQLGLGGSAAAALSWPMLRAQTRSASDLRPVLTPFRDPLPSPPEPRPIDWSPNRLPFADLDTEARRFVDPTQVRGKVTFYRIVSEVRRVNFHSQLPDTEIWGYRDGTVLAGQWPYALGPTFRRPLSNHNEFVGTVVRHENQLPTVAEHRGFGEPRTTVHLHGAHVPARFDGYPVNMTLADGTPFNVTFESGGHFDYAYPLVEPGFFTDGNHGKHTERACTLWYHDHVLDFTSQNVYRGLAGFFLLYDNPQIDPNDPNGAALQEHTRDTGDETNAAGNPFALRLPSGAFDIPLVLQEKTFGLNGELVYDVFNTDGFLGQYPLVNGKVQPFVPVKRRKYRFRVLNGSNARIYQLFLTDRNGRSYPMTQIATEGGLLARPVRRSSFLLGMAERVEVVIDFSAFPAPQFGELYLENRLRQDDGRGPSGTFERPETQSRGTQLLKFVLEETVPDPSQVPAELRPFTATTAAEIAAARVRTFEFERTNGQWAINGKLAGDLASPMASPALGVGERWRLVNKGGGWWHPIHVHHEFMRVLRRNGRLPFDGTGPDLGQSVERDGLAKKDTILLGPNSEVEVYVKFENYRGPFVFHCHNIEHEDHAMMARFDVV, encoded by the coding sequence ATGCACCGCAGACACCTGTTCCAGCTGGGCCTGGGAGGCTCGGCCGCCGCGGCGCTGTCGTGGCCGATGCTGCGGGCCCAGACCCGCTCCGCGAGCGACCTGCGACCGGTGCTGACGCCGTTCCGGGACCCCCTGCCGTCGCCCCCGGAGCCGCGCCCGATCGACTGGAGCCCCAACCGGCTGCCGTTCGCCGACCTCGACACCGAGGCGCGCCGCTTCGTCGACCCGACCCAGGTGCGCGGCAAGGTCACCTTCTACCGCATCGTCTCCGAGGTGCGGCGGGTAAACTTCCATTCGCAGCTGCCCGACACCGAGATCTGGGGCTACCGCGACGGCACCGTGCTGGCGGGCCAGTGGCCGTATGCGCTCGGCCCGACCTTCCGCCGCCCGCTGTCCAACCACAACGAGTTCGTCGGCACGGTGGTGCGGCACGAGAACCAGCTGCCGACCGTGGCGGAGCACCGCGGCTTCGGCGAGCCGCGCACCACGGTGCACCTGCACGGCGCCCACGTGCCGGCCCGCTTCGACGGCTACCCGGTGAACATGACGCTGGCCGACGGCACGCCGTTCAACGTCACGTTCGAGAGCGGCGGCCACTTCGACTACGCCTATCCGCTGGTGGAACCGGGCTTCTTCACGGACGGCAACCACGGCAAGCACACCGAGCGCGCCTGCACGCTCTGGTACCACGACCACGTCCTGGACTTCACCTCGCAGAACGTCTACCGCGGCCTGGCCGGCTTCTTCCTGCTGTACGACAACCCGCAGATCGACCCCAACGACCCGAACGGCGCGGCCCTGCAGGAGCACACGCGCGACACCGGCGACGAGACCAACGCGGCCGGGAACCCGTTCGCACTGCGGCTGCCCAGCGGCGCCTTCGACATCCCGCTGGTGCTGCAGGAAAAGACCTTCGGCCTGAACGGCGAGCTGGTCTACGACGTCTTCAACACCGACGGCTTCCTGGGCCAGTACCCGCTGGTCAACGGCAAGGTGCAGCCGTTCGTGCCGGTGAAGCGGCGCAAGTACCGCTTCCGGGTCCTGAACGGCTCGAACGCGCGCATCTACCAGCTGTTCCTGACCGACCGCAACGGCCGCAGCTACCCGATGACGCAGATCGCCACCGAGGGCGGCCTGCTGGCGCGACCGGTGCGCCGGTCCAGCTTCCTGCTGGGCATGGCCGAACGGGTCGAGGTGGTCATCGACTTCAGCGCCTTCCCGGCGCCGCAGTTCGGCGAGCTGTACCTGGAGAACCGGCTGCGGCAGGACGACGGGCGCGGCCCGAGCGGCACCTTCGAGCGGCCCGAGACCCAGTCACGCGGCACGCAGCTGCTCAAGTTCGTGCTGGAGGAGACGGTGCCCGACCCCAGCCAGGTGCCGGCCGAACTGCGGCCGTTCACGGCCACCACCGCCGCCGAGATCGCCGCGGCGCGGGTGCGCACCTTCGAGTTCGAGCGCACCAACGGCCAGTGGGCGATCAACGGCAAGCTGGCCGGCGACCTGGCCAGCCCGATGGCGAGCCCGGCGCTGGGCGTGGGCGAGCGGTGGCGGCTGGTGAACAAGGGCGGCGGCTGGTGGCACCCGATCCACGTGCACCACGAGTTCATGCGGGTGCTGCGGCGCAACGGCCGGCTGCCGTTCGACGGCACCGGCCCCGACCTGGGCCAGAGCGTCGAGCGCGACGGACTGGCCAAGAAGGACACCATCCTGCTGGGCCCCAACAGCGAGGTCGAGGTGTACGTGAAGTTCGAGAACTACCGCGGCCCGTTCGTCTTCCACTGCCACAACATCGAGCACGAGGACCACGCGATGATGGCCCGCTTCGACGTGGTCTGA
- the glpK gene encoding glycerol kinase GlpK — translation MAYLLALDQGTSSSRSIVFDSAGAIVAMAQRELPQIYPQPGWVEHDPLEIWAAQLATAREALARAGIAARDVAALGITNQRETAVVWNRRTGQPIHHAIVWQDRRGEPLCAQLRAQGHADLIQQRTGLRVDSYFSATKLRWLLDHVPGARAQAERGELAFGTIDSWLLWQLTGGALHATDVSNASRTMLYDIHRHAWDAELLELLQVPAALMPQVLPSSADYGRTAETLLGAPVRIGGVAGDQQSALFGQACLKEGMAKNTYGTGCFLLMHTGPRAIRSTNNLVTTAACSFAEALPREGAGLGGGGRPAGATLPSNAYALEGSVFVGGAVVQWMRDGLHAIESSAHIEALAASVPDAGGVVLVPAFTGLGAPYWQPDARGTITGLTRGSTVAHVARAALESIAYQSAALLQAMTRDAAAAGAAPVAELRVDGGASVNNLLMQFQADLLGIPVVRPAVTETTALGAAYLAGLSCGVYAGAEELQAQWKVERRFTPTLPRERADELMARWEQAVRQATAA, via the coding sequence ATGGCTTACCTGCTAGCACTCGACCAGGGCACCTCCAGCTCCCGCAGCATCGTCTTCGACAGCGCCGGCGCCATCGTGGCGATGGCGCAGCGGGAGCTGCCGCAGATCTATCCGCAACCCGGCTGGGTGGAGCACGACCCGCTGGAGATCTGGGCCGCGCAGCTGGCCACCGCGCGCGAGGCGCTGGCCCGCGCCGGCATCGCCGCGCGCGACGTCGCGGCGCTGGGCATCACCAACCAGCGCGAGACGGCGGTGGTGTGGAACCGCCGGACGGGGCAACCGATCCACCACGCCATCGTCTGGCAGGACCGGCGCGGCGAGCCGCTGTGCGCCCAGCTGCGCGCCCAGGGCCATGCCGACCTGATCCAGCAGCGCACCGGGCTGCGGGTCGATTCCTACTTCTCGGCCACCAAGCTGCGCTGGCTGCTGGACCACGTGCCCGGCGCCCGCGCCCAGGCCGAACGCGGCGAGCTGGCCTTCGGCACCATCGACAGCTGGCTGCTGTGGCAGCTCACCGGCGGCGCGCTGCACGCCACCGACGTGAGCAACGCCTCGCGCACCATGCTGTACGACATCCACCGCCACGCCTGGGACGCCGAGCTGCTCGAGCTGCTGCAGGTGCCGGCCGCGCTGATGCCGCAGGTGCTGCCCTCCAGCGCCGACTACGGCCGCACCGCCGAGACCCTGCTGGGGGCCCCGGTGCGCATCGGCGGCGTCGCCGGCGACCAGCAGAGCGCCCTGTTCGGCCAGGCCTGCCTGAAAGAGGGCATGGCCAAGAACACCTACGGCACCGGCTGCTTCCTGCTGATGCACACCGGGCCCCGGGCGATCCGCAGCACCAACAATCTCGTGACCACCGCCGCCTGCTCCTTCGCCGAAGCCCTCCCCCGCGAGGGGGCGGGCCTGGGAGGGGGCGGGCGTCCAGCAGGCGCAACGCTTCCCTCCAACGCCTACGCGTTGGAGGGAAGCGTGTTCGTGGGCGGCGCCGTGGTGCAGTGGATGCGCGACGGCCTGCATGCGATCGAGTCCAGCGCCCACATCGAGGCGCTCGCCGCCTCGGTGCCGGATGCCGGCGGCGTGGTGCTGGTGCCGGCCTTCACCGGGCTGGGGGCGCCCTACTGGCAGCCGGATGCGCGCGGCACCATCACCGGGCTGACGCGCGGCTCGACGGTGGCGCACGTGGCGCGGGCGGCGCTGGAGAGCATCGCCTACCAGAGCGCCGCCCTGCTGCAGGCGATGACGCGCGATGCGGCCGCGGCCGGCGCGGCGCCGGTGGCCGAGCTGCGGGTGGACGGCGGGGCCAGCGTCAACAACCTGCTGATGCAGTTCCAGGCCGACCTGCTGGGCATCCCGGTGGTGCGGCCGGCCGTCACCGAGACCACCGCGCTCGGCGCCGCCTACCTGGCCGGACTGTCCTGCGGCGTCTACGCCGGCGCCGAGGAACTGCAGGCGCAGTGGAAGGTCGAGCGCCGCTTCACCCCCACGCTGCCACGCGAGCGCGCCGACGAACTCATGGCGCGCTGGGAGCAGGCCGTGCGCCAGGCGACGGCCGCCTGA